Proteins from a genomic interval of Papaver somniferum cultivar HN1 chromosome 4, ASM357369v1, whole genome shotgun sequence:
- the LOC113274265 gene encoding uncharacterized protein LOC113274265: MVEYNYKRQSLDSISLGVVDKNICPKCFAIDHDDRKCMYTFHLLYLDTLNDEEYQDYLNNEADVYEGNERESMDKDEMALIMESIGNEHESRQRKRMRNSELNNEPLMNPHNIHVQPPNTTNPANTTNRGNCNNSMMEATEPRANTAETTVHSQSHTMQVAYVPGREIGDNITLTHEIIHCMHKKKTKKGYMALKLDMSKAFDRVEWSFLRRIMEIFGFADHFCSLIQECVSTS, encoded by the exons ATGGTGGAATACAACTACAAACGGCAAAGTCTGGATTCGATATCACTGGGAGTTGTAGACAAAAATATTTGTCCCAAGTGCTTTGCTATCGATCATGATGATAGAAAATGCATGTACACTTTTCATTTATTGTATCTGGACACTCTGAATGATGAGGAATACCAAGATTACTTGAATAATGAAGCAGATGTCTATGAAGGAAATGAACGTGAAAGTATGGACAAGGATGAAATGGCACTTATTATGGAATCAATTGGAAATGAACATGAATCTAGGCAGAGAAAGCGCATGAGGAACTCTGAACTTAATAATGAACCCCTTATGAATCCTCACAACATCCACGTTCAACCACCTAATACCACAAATCCTGCCAATACTACTAATAGGGGAAATTGCAACAACTCGATGATGGAAGCTACCGAACCAAGGGCCAACACAGCTGAAACCACAGTTCATAGTCAGAGTCACACCATGCAG GTAGCTTACGTGCCAGGGAGAGAAATTGGTGATAATATCACTCTGACACATGAAATTATCCATTGTATGCACAAAAAGAAGACAAAGAAAGGGTACATGGCTCTCAAGTTGGACATGTCCAAGGCGTTTGATCGTGTAGAATGGAGTTTCTTACGAAGAATCATGGAGATCTTTGGTTTTGCAGATCATTTTTGCAGCTTGATACAAGAATGTGTAAGCACGTCTTAG